In Cervus elaphus chromosome 24, mCerEla1.1, whole genome shotgun sequence, a single genomic region encodes these proteins:
- the PFKFB4 gene encoding 6-phosphofructo-2-kinase/fructose-2,6-bisphosphatase 4 isoform X1, producing the protein MASPRELTQNPLKKIWMPYSNGRPALHACQRGVCMTNCPTLIVMVGLPARGKTYISKKLTRYLNWIGVPTREFNVGQYRRDMVKTYKSFEFFLPDNEEGLKIRKQCALTALRDVRRFLSEEGGHVAVFDATNTTRERRATIFNFGEQNGYKTFFVESICVDPEVIAANIVQVKLGSPDYINRDSDEATEDFMRRIECYENSYETLDEDLDRDLSYIKIMDVGQSYVVNRVADHIQSRIVYYLMNIHVTPRSIYLCRHGESELNLKGRIGGDPGLSPRGREFAKSLAQFIRDQNIKDLKVWTSQMKRTIQTAEALGVPYEQWKVLNEIDAGVCEEMTYEEIQDHYPLEFALRDQDKYRYRYPKGESYEDLVQRLEPVIMELERQENVLVICHQAVMRCLLAYFLDKAAGVDTAPTGGGGVCVRDHGGLSPAPPRCQPFLPVSTEQLPYLKCPLHTVLKLTPVAYGCKVESIFLNVAAVNTHRDRPQNVDISRPPEEALVTVPAHQ; encoded by the exons ATGGCGTCCCCACGGGAACTGACCCAGAACCCCCTGAAGAAGATCTGGATGCCGTACAGCAATGGACGGCCCGCTCTGCACGCCTGCCAGCGCGGTG TTTGCATGACCAACTGTCCAACGCTCATTGTCATGGTGGGACTGCCTGCCAGGGGCAAGACCTACATCTCCAAGAAGCTGACTCGCTACCTGAACTGGATTGGCGTGCCCACTCGGG AGTTCAACGTGGGCCAGTATCGCCGGGACATGGTCAAGACCTACAAATCTTTTGAGTTTTTCCTTCCAGACAACGAAGAGGGCCTGAAAATCAGGAA GCAGTGTGCGCTGACAGCCCTCCGAGACGTTCGGCGGTTCCTTAGTGAGGAGGGGGGACATGTGGCG GTTTTTGATGCAACAAATACCACCCGGGAACGGAGAGCCACCATCTTTAATTTTGGGGAACAGAATGGCTACAAG ACCTTTTTTGTCGAGTCCATCTGTGTGGATCCTGAGGTCATAGCTGCCAACATTGTG CAAGTGAAGCTGGGCAGCCCTGACTACATCAACCGCGATAGTGACGAGGCCACGGAGGACTTCATGAGGCGCATTGAGTGCTATGAGAATTCATATGAGACACTGGATGAGGACCTGGACAG GGATCTGTCCTACATTAAGATCATGGACGTGGGGCAGAGCTACGTCGTGAACCGCGTGGCTGACCACATCCAGAGCCGCATCGTGTATTACCTCATGAACATCCACGTGACACCCCGCTCCATCTACCTCTGCCGGCATGGGGAGAGTGAGCTCAACCTCAAGGGCCGGATCGGCGGGGACCCAGGGCTGTCCCCCCGGGGCAGGGAG TTTGCTAAGAGTCTGGCCCAGTTCATCAGGGATCAGAACATCAAGGACCTAAAGGTCTGGACAAGCCAGATGAAGAGGACAATCCAGACGGCCGAGGCCCTGGGTGTGCCTTACGAGCAGTGGAAAGTTCTCAACGAGATTGATGCG GGCGTCTGTGAGGAAATGACCTACGAGGAGATTCAGGACCATTATCCACTGGAGTTTGCCCTGCGAGACCAAGACAAGTACCGGTACCGGTACCCCAAGGGGGAG TCCTACGAGGACCTAGTCCAGCGACTCGAGCCTGTCATCATGGAGCTGGAGCGGCAAGAGAATGTGCTGGTCATCTGCCACCAAGCTGTGATGCGCTGCCTCCTGGCCTACTTCCTTGACAAGGCGGCAGGTGTGGACACGGCCCCcactgggggaggtggggtgtgtgtgagagatcACGGGGGACTGTCACCTGCTCCTCCCCGGTGCCAGCCCTTCCTGCCTGTGTCCACAGAGCAGCTGCCCTACCTCAAGTGTCCGCTGCACACGGTCCTGAAGCTGACCCCCGTGGCTTACG GTTGTAAAGTGGAGTCCATATTCCTGAATGTGGCAGCCGTGAACACACACCGAGACAGGCCTCAG AATGTAGACATCTCTCGGCCTCCGGAGGAAGCCCTCGTCACGGTCCCGGCTCACCAGTGA
- the PFKFB4 gene encoding 6-phosphofructo-2-kinase/fructose-2,6-bisphosphatase 4 isoform X4, translating to MASPRELTQNPLKKIWMPYSNGRPALHACQRGVCMTNCPTLIVMVGLPARGKTYISKKLTRYLNWIGVPTREFNVGQYRRDMVKTYKSFEFFLPDNEEGLKIRKQCALTALRDVRRFLSEEGGHVAVFDATNTTRERRATIFNFGEQNGYKTFFVESICVDPEVIAANIVQVKLGSPDYINRDSDEATEDFMRRIECYENSYETLDEDLDRDLSYIKIMDVGQSYVVNRVADHIQSRIVYYLMNIHVTPRSIYLCRHGESELNLKGRIGGDPGLSPRGREFAKSLAQFIRDQNIKDLKVWTSQMKRTIQTAEALGVPYEQWKVLNEIDAGVCEEMTYEEIQDHYPLEFALRDQDKYRYRYPKGESYEDLVQRLEPVIMELERQENVLVICHQAVMRCLLAYFLDKAAEQLPYLKCPLHTVLKLTPVAYGCKVESIFLNVAAVNTHRDRPQNVDISRPPEEALVTVPAHQ from the exons ATGGCGTCCCCACGGGAACTGACCCAGAACCCCCTGAAGAAGATCTGGATGCCGTACAGCAATGGACGGCCCGCTCTGCACGCCTGCCAGCGCGGTG TTTGCATGACCAACTGTCCAACGCTCATTGTCATGGTGGGACTGCCTGCCAGGGGCAAGACCTACATCTCCAAGAAGCTGACTCGCTACCTGAACTGGATTGGCGTGCCCACTCGGG AGTTCAACGTGGGCCAGTATCGCCGGGACATGGTCAAGACCTACAAATCTTTTGAGTTTTTCCTTCCAGACAACGAAGAGGGCCTGAAAATCAGGAA GCAGTGTGCGCTGACAGCCCTCCGAGACGTTCGGCGGTTCCTTAGTGAGGAGGGGGGACATGTGGCG GTTTTTGATGCAACAAATACCACCCGGGAACGGAGAGCCACCATCTTTAATTTTGGGGAACAGAATGGCTACAAG ACCTTTTTTGTCGAGTCCATCTGTGTGGATCCTGAGGTCATAGCTGCCAACATTGTG CAAGTGAAGCTGGGCAGCCCTGACTACATCAACCGCGATAGTGACGAGGCCACGGAGGACTTCATGAGGCGCATTGAGTGCTATGAGAATTCATATGAGACACTGGATGAGGACCTGGACAG GGATCTGTCCTACATTAAGATCATGGACGTGGGGCAGAGCTACGTCGTGAACCGCGTGGCTGACCACATCCAGAGCCGCATCGTGTATTACCTCATGAACATCCACGTGACACCCCGCTCCATCTACCTCTGCCGGCATGGGGAGAGTGAGCTCAACCTCAAGGGCCGGATCGGCGGGGACCCAGGGCTGTCCCCCCGGGGCAGGGAG TTTGCTAAGAGTCTGGCCCAGTTCATCAGGGATCAGAACATCAAGGACCTAAAGGTCTGGACAAGCCAGATGAAGAGGACAATCCAGACGGCCGAGGCCCTGGGTGTGCCTTACGAGCAGTGGAAAGTTCTCAACGAGATTGATGCG GGCGTCTGTGAGGAAATGACCTACGAGGAGATTCAGGACCATTATCCACTGGAGTTTGCCCTGCGAGACCAAGACAAGTACCGGTACCGGTACCCCAAGGGGGAG TCCTACGAGGACCTAGTCCAGCGACTCGAGCCTGTCATCATGGAGCTGGAGCGGCAAGAGAATGTGCTGGTCATCTGCCACCAAGCTGTGATGCGCTGCCTCCTGGCCTACTTCCTTGACAAGGCGGCAG AGCAGCTGCCCTACCTCAAGTGTCCGCTGCACACGGTCCTGAAGCTGACCCCCGTGGCTTACG GTTGTAAAGTGGAGTCCATATTCCTGAATGTGGCAGCCGTGAACACACACCGAGACAGGCCTCAG AATGTAGACATCTCTCGGCCTCCGGAGGAAGCCCTCGTCACGGTCCCGGCTCACCAGTGA
- the PFKFB4 gene encoding 6-phosphofructo-2-kinase/fructose-2,6-bisphosphatase 4 isoform X2 codes for MNRGMEGGSSPTEPGSGSSRRVCMTNCPTLIVMVGLPARGKTYISKKLTRYLNWIGVPTREFNVGQYRRDMVKTYKSFEFFLPDNEEGLKIRKQCALTALRDVRRFLSEEGGHVAVFDATNTTRERRATIFNFGEQNGYKTFFVESICVDPEVIAANIVQVKLGSPDYINRDSDEATEDFMRRIECYENSYETLDEDLDRDLSYIKIMDVGQSYVVNRVADHIQSRIVYYLMNIHVTPRSIYLCRHGESELNLKGRIGGDPGLSPRGREFAKSLAQFIRDQNIKDLKVWTSQMKRTIQTAEALGVPYEQWKVLNEIDAGVCEEMTYEEIQDHYPLEFALRDQDKYRYRYPKGESYEDLVQRLEPVIMELERQENVLVICHQAVMRCLLAYFLDKAAGVDTAPTGGGGVCVRDHGGLSPAPPRCQPFLPVSTEQLPYLKCPLHTVLKLTPVAYGCKVESIFLNVAAVNTHRDRPQNVDISRPPEEALVTVPAHQ; via the exons TTTGCATGACCAACTGTCCAACGCTCATTGTCATGGTGGGACTGCCTGCCAGGGGCAAGACCTACATCTCCAAGAAGCTGACTCGCTACCTGAACTGGATTGGCGTGCCCACTCGGG AGTTCAACGTGGGCCAGTATCGCCGGGACATGGTCAAGACCTACAAATCTTTTGAGTTTTTCCTTCCAGACAACGAAGAGGGCCTGAAAATCAGGAA GCAGTGTGCGCTGACAGCCCTCCGAGACGTTCGGCGGTTCCTTAGTGAGGAGGGGGGACATGTGGCG GTTTTTGATGCAACAAATACCACCCGGGAACGGAGAGCCACCATCTTTAATTTTGGGGAACAGAATGGCTACAAG ACCTTTTTTGTCGAGTCCATCTGTGTGGATCCTGAGGTCATAGCTGCCAACATTGTG CAAGTGAAGCTGGGCAGCCCTGACTACATCAACCGCGATAGTGACGAGGCCACGGAGGACTTCATGAGGCGCATTGAGTGCTATGAGAATTCATATGAGACACTGGATGAGGACCTGGACAG GGATCTGTCCTACATTAAGATCATGGACGTGGGGCAGAGCTACGTCGTGAACCGCGTGGCTGACCACATCCAGAGCCGCATCGTGTATTACCTCATGAACATCCACGTGACACCCCGCTCCATCTACCTCTGCCGGCATGGGGAGAGTGAGCTCAACCTCAAGGGCCGGATCGGCGGGGACCCAGGGCTGTCCCCCCGGGGCAGGGAG TTTGCTAAGAGTCTGGCCCAGTTCATCAGGGATCAGAACATCAAGGACCTAAAGGTCTGGACAAGCCAGATGAAGAGGACAATCCAGACGGCCGAGGCCCTGGGTGTGCCTTACGAGCAGTGGAAAGTTCTCAACGAGATTGATGCG GGCGTCTGTGAGGAAATGACCTACGAGGAGATTCAGGACCATTATCCACTGGAGTTTGCCCTGCGAGACCAAGACAAGTACCGGTACCGGTACCCCAAGGGGGAG TCCTACGAGGACCTAGTCCAGCGACTCGAGCCTGTCATCATGGAGCTGGAGCGGCAAGAGAATGTGCTGGTCATCTGCCACCAAGCTGTGATGCGCTGCCTCCTGGCCTACTTCCTTGACAAGGCGGCAGGTGTGGACACGGCCCCcactgggggaggtggggtgtgtgtgagagatcACGGGGGACTGTCACCTGCTCCTCCCCGGTGCCAGCCCTTCCTGCCTGTGTCCACAGAGCAGCTGCCCTACCTCAAGTGTCCGCTGCACACGGTCCTGAAGCTGACCCCCGTGGCTTACG GTTGTAAAGTGGAGTCCATATTCCTGAATGTGGCAGCCGTGAACACACACCGAGACAGGCCTCAG AATGTAGACATCTCTCGGCCTCCGGAGGAAGCCCTCGTCACGGTCCCGGCTCACCAGTGA
- the PFKFB4 gene encoding 6-phosphofructo-2-kinase/fructose-2,6-bisphosphatase 4 isoform X3 has product MNRVCMTNCPTLIVMVGLPARGKTYISKKLTRYLNWIGVPTREFNVGQYRRDMVKTYKSFEFFLPDNEEGLKIRKQCALTALRDVRRFLSEEGGHVAVFDATNTTRERRATIFNFGEQNGYKTFFVESICVDPEVIAANIVQVKLGSPDYINRDSDEATEDFMRRIECYENSYETLDEDLDRDLSYIKIMDVGQSYVVNRVADHIQSRIVYYLMNIHVTPRSIYLCRHGESELNLKGRIGGDPGLSPRGREFAKSLAQFIRDQNIKDLKVWTSQMKRTIQTAEALGVPYEQWKVLNEIDAGVCEEMTYEEIQDHYPLEFALRDQDKYRYRYPKGESYEDLVQRLEPVIMELERQENVLVICHQAVMRCLLAYFLDKAAGVDTAPTGGGGVCVRDHGGLSPAPPRCQPFLPVSTEQLPYLKCPLHTVLKLTPVAYGCKVESIFLNVAAVNTHRDRPQNVDISRPPEEALVTVPAHQ; this is encoded by the exons TTTGCATGACCAACTGTCCAACGCTCATTGTCATGGTGGGACTGCCTGCCAGGGGCAAGACCTACATCTCCAAGAAGCTGACTCGCTACCTGAACTGGATTGGCGTGCCCACTCGGG AGTTCAACGTGGGCCAGTATCGCCGGGACATGGTCAAGACCTACAAATCTTTTGAGTTTTTCCTTCCAGACAACGAAGAGGGCCTGAAAATCAGGAA GCAGTGTGCGCTGACAGCCCTCCGAGACGTTCGGCGGTTCCTTAGTGAGGAGGGGGGACATGTGGCG GTTTTTGATGCAACAAATACCACCCGGGAACGGAGAGCCACCATCTTTAATTTTGGGGAACAGAATGGCTACAAG ACCTTTTTTGTCGAGTCCATCTGTGTGGATCCTGAGGTCATAGCTGCCAACATTGTG CAAGTGAAGCTGGGCAGCCCTGACTACATCAACCGCGATAGTGACGAGGCCACGGAGGACTTCATGAGGCGCATTGAGTGCTATGAGAATTCATATGAGACACTGGATGAGGACCTGGACAG GGATCTGTCCTACATTAAGATCATGGACGTGGGGCAGAGCTACGTCGTGAACCGCGTGGCTGACCACATCCAGAGCCGCATCGTGTATTACCTCATGAACATCCACGTGACACCCCGCTCCATCTACCTCTGCCGGCATGGGGAGAGTGAGCTCAACCTCAAGGGCCGGATCGGCGGGGACCCAGGGCTGTCCCCCCGGGGCAGGGAG TTTGCTAAGAGTCTGGCCCAGTTCATCAGGGATCAGAACATCAAGGACCTAAAGGTCTGGACAAGCCAGATGAAGAGGACAATCCAGACGGCCGAGGCCCTGGGTGTGCCTTACGAGCAGTGGAAAGTTCTCAACGAGATTGATGCG GGCGTCTGTGAGGAAATGACCTACGAGGAGATTCAGGACCATTATCCACTGGAGTTTGCCCTGCGAGACCAAGACAAGTACCGGTACCGGTACCCCAAGGGGGAG TCCTACGAGGACCTAGTCCAGCGACTCGAGCCTGTCATCATGGAGCTGGAGCGGCAAGAGAATGTGCTGGTCATCTGCCACCAAGCTGTGATGCGCTGCCTCCTGGCCTACTTCCTTGACAAGGCGGCAGGTGTGGACACGGCCCCcactgggggaggtggggtgtgtgtgagagatcACGGGGGACTGTCACCTGCTCCTCCCCGGTGCCAGCCCTTCCTGCCTGTGTCCACAGAGCAGCTGCCCTACCTCAAGTGTCCGCTGCACACGGTCCTGAAGCTGACCCCCGTGGCTTACG GTTGTAAAGTGGAGTCCATATTCCTGAATGTGGCAGCCGTGAACACACACCGAGACAGGCCTCAG AATGTAGACATCTCTCGGCCTCCGGAGGAAGCCCTCGTCACGGTCCCGGCTCACCAGTGA
- the PFKFB4 gene encoding 6-phosphofructo-2-kinase/fructose-2,6-bisphosphatase 4 isoform X5 yields MNRGMEGGSSPTEPGSGSSRRVCMTNCPTLIVMVGLPARGKTYISKKLTRYLNWIGVPTREFNVGQYRRDMVKTYKSFEFFLPDNEEGLKIRKQCALTALRDVRRFLSEEGGHVAVFDATNTTRERRATIFNFGEQNGYKTFFVESICVDPEVIAANIVQVKLGSPDYINRDSDEATEDFMRRIECYENSYETLDEDLDRDLSYIKIMDVGQSYVVNRVADHIQSRIVYYLMNIHVTPRSIYLCRHGESELNLKGRIGGDPGLSPRGREFAKSLAQFIRDQNIKDLKVWTSQMKRTIQTAEALGVPYEQWKVLNEIDAGVCEEMTYEEIQDHYPLEFALRDQDKYRYRYPKGESYEDLVQRLEPVIMELERQENVLVICHQAVMRCLLAYFLDKAAEQLPYLKCPLHTVLKLTPVAYGCKVESIFLNVAAVNTHRDRPQNVDISRPPEEALVTVPAHQ; encoded by the exons TTTGCATGACCAACTGTCCAACGCTCATTGTCATGGTGGGACTGCCTGCCAGGGGCAAGACCTACATCTCCAAGAAGCTGACTCGCTACCTGAACTGGATTGGCGTGCCCACTCGGG AGTTCAACGTGGGCCAGTATCGCCGGGACATGGTCAAGACCTACAAATCTTTTGAGTTTTTCCTTCCAGACAACGAAGAGGGCCTGAAAATCAGGAA GCAGTGTGCGCTGACAGCCCTCCGAGACGTTCGGCGGTTCCTTAGTGAGGAGGGGGGACATGTGGCG GTTTTTGATGCAACAAATACCACCCGGGAACGGAGAGCCACCATCTTTAATTTTGGGGAACAGAATGGCTACAAG ACCTTTTTTGTCGAGTCCATCTGTGTGGATCCTGAGGTCATAGCTGCCAACATTGTG CAAGTGAAGCTGGGCAGCCCTGACTACATCAACCGCGATAGTGACGAGGCCACGGAGGACTTCATGAGGCGCATTGAGTGCTATGAGAATTCATATGAGACACTGGATGAGGACCTGGACAG GGATCTGTCCTACATTAAGATCATGGACGTGGGGCAGAGCTACGTCGTGAACCGCGTGGCTGACCACATCCAGAGCCGCATCGTGTATTACCTCATGAACATCCACGTGACACCCCGCTCCATCTACCTCTGCCGGCATGGGGAGAGTGAGCTCAACCTCAAGGGCCGGATCGGCGGGGACCCAGGGCTGTCCCCCCGGGGCAGGGAG TTTGCTAAGAGTCTGGCCCAGTTCATCAGGGATCAGAACATCAAGGACCTAAAGGTCTGGACAAGCCAGATGAAGAGGACAATCCAGACGGCCGAGGCCCTGGGTGTGCCTTACGAGCAGTGGAAAGTTCTCAACGAGATTGATGCG GGCGTCTGTGAGGAAATGACCTACGAGGAGATTCAGGACCATTATCCACTGGAGTTTGCCCTGCGAGACCAAGACAAGTACCGGTACCGGTACCCCAAGGGGGAG TCCTACGAGGACCTAGTCCAGCGACTCGAGCCTGTCATCATGGAGCTGGAGCGGCAAGAGAATGTGCTGGTCATCTGCCACCAAGCTGTGATGCGCTGCCTCCTGGCCTACTTCCTTGACAAGGCGGCAG AGCAGCTGCCCTACCTCAAGTGTCCGCTGCACACGGTCCTGAAGCTGACCCCCGTGGCTTACG GTTGTAAAGTGGAGTCCATATTCCTGAATGTGGCAGCCGTGAACACACACCGAGACAGGCCTCAG AATGTAGACATCTCTCGGCCTCCGGAGGAAGCCCTCGTCACGGTCCCGGCTCACCAGTGA